CATGCCCGCAAACATAGCAAAAATCTGGCAGCCTCTCATACCTTACCGGCATTGGAATTTCCTTTTCGCTATTGACACTATCTTCACCTTCCTCTTGCTCCTCTCTATCCATTGCTTCTTCATCCTCCTGTCTCAAATGCAGAACTTTTATTAATGGTTTGGTGATATCAATAGAGATGCGCAACCTTGCATATTTTCCAAAGCATGCCCCTGTGACATCTGTGGCTACCTCTTCGACTCTTTCAATGGATTCTCCCAGCTCCCTTAACATTTCCGTATTCATGCACATAATGGGGACATTTAGAATTTGGACCCAGAACGAGACATGAGtaaagttttgttttgttacttCACCTAGCCCTGCTGGTTCTGTCATCACAATCAAGGCTTTATCAAAGTGCCATGGTCCCCCTGCTAACACTTTTCGCTTGTTCGCTTCGCATCCaaactgaaaaatgaaaatattgtcTCCTAGCTCTTCGATTTTGATTTCCTTCATGGTTTTCCACACTGGCAGTAGGGCTGCTTTAAACCCTTCCTTTTTCACTTCTCTATTCAGCAACACTTTCCCCACCAGGCATCCTGCCATTATCTTCTCCCCTTTTTCCTTCATTCTGCTTTTTAGAGTTATTTTTCCCCTTGTTTCTCCATTCAGCGAGATTGCCTTACACTTTTTAATTAGTTCCTCTGTGTCcattctttttgaaaactgaTCTGTATGCAGTTAACTGCAAAGTTTGCGTTCCTCCCCCCTTATTTAAACTCCTCTCTCCCTTGCCCAACCTTAATGAGCTTAGATTGGTCTATGagtaagaagaaatttttatcaaCAATCTGTAAAACAACCTACAACACCCAACCTTTAGTGAGTGACGCAGAGGGTCATGACAACCCACTCCCTAGCTCCCATTCTGTTTTCAGAGAAAACACAAGGAGACGTATGGCTTCCAAATCCGGTCTATCTGTTCTCGGGAAAGTCTAAAAAGAATTGTGTTAAAATAATCAGAGTTATTACAACCAACTAATGCATATATAATATGTGTATTTTGATTTAGTATAATCACCATTTAAGTGATGttcttttaaagtaaatacatGTATGATTGACATATTAGCTCTGATATGTTTTAGAATTTCTCCATAAAAACAGCAGAAGGAAGCTGTTATTTTTATGGCTATGGGGTCTTTACAGACAAATATTAGCActctaatataattaatttatttgaacttGATAAATgacacattatttaaaatgaaatttatgagaaaattttgGATGCTAATCATTATTCCGGTAgagtaatttattaattagtaaattagcTTTACCATTACACACTACTATAAATACCATTATACAAGGCAAAGCACGCAAGGGCAGTGTTCATTTCGATCGCCATATAACACAGCATGGCTATTACCTTGTCAAAGGGCGCTATTGCCTTGTTCTTGGTGACGGCCGTTGTTTCCAGGGTTTCTGTTGCTACTGTTTACAAAGTCGGTGATTCGGCCGGCTGGGCCGTTCCAGCTGCTGAGCGTGATATCAATTATACCTTAAACCTTCTATATAATGTTTACGGCACCCAATTCTGACAACTTTGTAGTCATTAGTCTTGGGATCAAACCCGAATCCATTAATTGTTTCAAGATTAACCCTTAGTGAATTTAACCATAACTCTAACACATGATTCTAGAGAAGGGTTCCATATAATCGCAGATTTGGACAAACCATCATGGGAATATTCAATCAGACATACTAGACCACAATGTATaccaattattttataagcaCCTATTAGTCTATTTTCAAACggtaaatcaaattatttaactatttGACTAAACGAGTTACTATCATCATGGTGTAACGTGAATCTTTCTTGCCGGTTAAGCCTAGCATAGTGCCTTAAAATTATCTGAGATTTGTTGGCACTACTCTTGATGGCCATCTGGGTGCattgagaaataaaatatggGTTGTTGATTAGAGAGTACCATAATTTACACACGCACTTGAACTCTGAAAGCGGTTTTGCGGGCACTCGTGGGAGGATCTGAACCAGAACTTCTTCGGTTATGTAATCTGacattttgcttcttcttgatcttcttcttctttttcttctctttggtCATATGAGTGATAATAGACACTCTGcaactcaaaatataaataaccgAATGGTTGCTTCCATGATAcgtttcttttctctttataaGAGAGCTGCCGCCATTTGGCAGAAACAATACAGGTAATTTAGCTGGCACCAATCTTCTCAGACAGACGACCTAGAAATCTTTTCTCCATCCGCGATTAGTCGGtaataatttgataagtaaatttttcttaaagaaaattactaaTTTGTCTGATCAAttaagttttgaaaattagGATCTTTCCTAATCTGAATTAcgtgattttttaaaattttgtatcacATGTCTTTTaagatttcattatttttattttttatgagttAATCTCTAATCACCAGGTAGATTTTGATCACGAGAAGCTCATACTATTCATAAGGGAGTTCTAAATACACATAACATGATCATTAAATTGACATGatgtaaaattttcttcttctgaaataataatacatacaTTTCAAAAGTTACTTTTAgagatgttaaattttaaactatgATATATTTACTATACATGTATAAAAGATTGCTATAAAATTTCTGACAAAAATGTTACAACCTAATTTGTGGAgtataaaagaagaataatgcattattttttttgttaaattttttttaatatcatacatatacacataatttttttgcaatatatatacacacgcGCGcacacataaattaaattaaatttcatataaaactGAAGTGAGGGTTTGATACTTAAATCTCCAGCTTTAATCACTTTATCTTAGTGGTCAATTATTATTTGCTGtgtaattcttattttaaaaaaacacatttaatagttttaaatttaatggtagTTTTTAAAACCTAATCATATGTTCTCTTTTTATACCGTAAGTCTTGTGTTAGTCTCCAGACCCATATACGGACACATGAGTGCTCGTATCAATTTAAGACTAGCCTCACCTATTTTGCACTTTCACATATAAGTATAAACATCTATTGTCAGTTATTTAATCATCAATCATAccttaaaaaaagataatgaaatcacatttaaaagcaaacttttagattatttataatgttgatttttaaaaagagaaatggtCAATCTTTTAGAGATATATTACAAGATAcaagagataaaaataataatttttgacaatttattttaaaaaagttgaaaGTTTTTTTAGAAGCCGAATCGTATGTTCTGTTTTACACCTTATCGTGTTAGTCAcctaattatatatacacgGACACATGCTATACTCATGTCAATTTTAGACCAATCTCATCCATTTTACTCCTTCACATAACATCtctttataaaacttttttaattaaataattttcagtcAATTAGTTGTCAAtcatacttaaaaaaaaatagtaaattacaaaaaaaagaaacaagaatatatatatatataatc
This window of the Citrus sinensis cultivar Valencia sweet orange chromosome 8, DVS_A1.0, whole genome shotgun sequence genome carries:
- the LOC127899111 gene encoding uncharacterized protein LOC127899111, which codes for MDTEELIKKCKAISLNGETRGKITLKSRMKEKGEKIMAGCLVGKVLLNREVKKEGFKAALLPVWKTMKEIKIEELGDNIFIFQFGCEANKRKVLAGGPWHFDKALIVMTEPAGLGEVTKQNFTHVSFWVQILNVPIMCMNTEMLRELGESIERVEEVATDVTGACFGKYARLRISIDITKPLIKVLHLRQEDEEAMDREEQEEGEDSVNSEKEIPMPVRYERLPDFCYVCGHVGHQYRECANYKNQLREEMVFGPWMKAPSMIEQLKQNRGKEKGRTESEKKSQNYQTTVVQDKQGNPEPQLGKTKSSEKTGSGQDPSTSVEILRMSDQSRDK